The following coding sequences lie in one Homalodisca vitripennis isolate AUS2020 chromosome X, UT_GWSS_2.1, whole genome shotgun sequence genomic window:
- the LOC124369570 gene encoding uncharacterized protein LOC124369570, translating to MNLTIFHQNVDRIQNKIEILNHTLLQLNPDLVVITEHGNSPEQILNTKLINFSLVAAYCREDRMKGGVAIYKNNSLKNETSNLELEHLSIPLVCEVAAMRITLSNSKVLLIVGIYRPPSGSLAHTRQALEILAEILDLLPTNNNSHVLLIGDININDLESKTERSMLNELLASFSMVRIQLPPIRITPTSATSIDAVCTDLNLDQVTVRVVPTGISDHTGQLCSLQLPISLKKPTIVSRRITNLTNLTQLKNRFALESWDHVLGCSDTNDAYNNFIATVTLILDLTCPPRKSRSGRNKRREIFCSEEVRELKRRFLEANNQYLLSGGHGDKIRANTLKKSYDLKLKELRRTFNSNHISTSDNKSKAIWDVINCERNPNKVPQTEVKSLSVDEVNITDPNEIASCFNQFFVDIAEKTLQSSAVASGHSPPTPTVEEVYNGLVKLNEFTATKEAELIRTIDSIKQKPSAGLDEISSRMVKFCREELLVPLVHICNLSFQQGRFPSKLKVAKVFPLHKRGKQEDMGNYRPISLVPTF from the coding sequence ATGAATCTAACCATATTCCATCAAAATGTAGACcggatacaaaataaaattgaaatattgaaccACACTCTCCTTCAGCTGAACCCAGACCTCGTAGTTATCACAGAACATGGAAACTCACCTGAACAGATCTTGAACACTAAACTGATAAATTTCTCTCTGGTGGCGGCTTATTGTAGGGAAGATCGCATGAAGGGTGGAGTTGCGATCTACAAAAATAATAGCTTGAAGAATGAAACATCTAATCTGGAACTAGAACACCTTAGTATTCCTCTTGTTTGTGAGGTTGCTGCAATGAGGATCACGCTGAGCAACTCCAAAGTGTTGCTTATAGTGGGGATTTATCGACCTCCTTCAGGTAGTCTAGCCCACACCAGACAAGCTCTTGAGATACTAGCGGAGATCCTGGATCTACTTCCTACAAATAATAATTCGCATGTCTTACTCATTGGGGACATAAACATTAACGATCTCGAATCAAAAACTGAGAGAAGCATGTTAAATGAACTCCTGGCATCTTTTTCCATGGTAAGAATACAACTTCCACCAATCAGGATCACCCCAACTTCGGCTACCTCTATCGATGCCGTTTGTACTGACTTGAACTTGGACCAAGTAACGGTACGGGTGGTTCCTACTGGAATCTCGGACCACACTGGACAGCTGTGCTCACTGCAGCTACCGATCTCTCTCAAGAAACCCACCATTGTATCCAGAAGAATCACCAATCTCACCAACTTGACCCAGTTAAAAAATCGTTTTGCTCTGGAATCTTGGGATCATGTATTAGGCTGCAGTGACACGAACGATGCATATAACAATTTCATTGCAACAGTCACATTGATCCTTGACCTTACTTGTCCTCCGAGAAAATCTAGGAGTGGGAGAAACAAAAGAAGAGAAATTTTCTGCAGTGAAGAGGTCAGAGAATTGAAGAGAAGGTTCTTGGAAGCCAACAATCAATATCTTCTCAGTGGAGGCCATGGAGATAAAATAAGAGCGAACACCTTAAAAAAGTCATATGACCTAAAACTAAAAGAGCTTCGTCGCACCTTTAACTCCAACCACATCAGCACATCCGATAATAAAAGCAAGGCCATCTGGGATGTAATTAACTGCGAGCGAAACCCTAACAAAGTCCCACAAACTGAAGTAAAATCCTTGTCTGTTGACGAAGTGAACATCACGGATCCTAATGAAATTGCTTCCTGTTTTAACCAGTTTTTTGTCGATATTGCGGAAAAAACTCTTCAGTCTTCGGCTGTTGCCTCAGGTCACTCACCTCCTACTCCAACTGTCGAGGAAGTCTACAACGGCCTAGTAAAACTGAATGAGTTTACAGCTACAAAAGAGGCGGAATTGATTAGGACAATCGACTCTATAAAGCAAAAACCCTCTGCTGGTTTGGACGAGATCTCTTCCAGAATGGTTAAGTTCTGCAGGGAGGAGCTTCTGGTGCCACTTGTACACATATGCAATCTTTCCTTTCAGCAGGGACGTTTCCCTTCTAAACTAAAAGTGGCTAAGGTTTTTCCTCTCCATAAACGAGGGAAACAAGAGGACATGGGCAATTATAGGCCAATATCGTTGGTTCCAACTTTCTGA